One Vibrio tapetis subsp. tapetis DNA segment encodes these proteins:
- a CDS encoding isochorismatase family protein, translating to MAIPSIAAYPLNSLEAQNRVDWNIDPDRAVLLVHDMQQYFLNFYAQDSELVKSLLSNIQEVKRACKAANIPVVYTAQPGGQSAKDRALLTDFWGPGLIDDESITKIHPSLTPEDEDIVYTKWRYSAFQRTPLENMMKESGRDQLIIVGIYAHIGCLQTTCEAFMMDIQAFMISDATADFSQTDHQMALDYVAGRCGYVLDKEQLIAQLPNQNSNEKGSEYPSAPSVYSIPKSEADLKAQIANLLSISVDELTMDDSLLDFGLDSIRMMSLVSSWQQSGLSVTFMDLATSPKVNEWWELIQHKTE from the coding sequence ATGGCTATCCCGTCTATTGCTGCTTATCCATTAAATTCATTAGAAGCTCAAAATCGAGTCGATTGGAATATAGACCCTGATCGTGCGGTATTGTTGGTTCATGACATGCAGCAGTATTTTCTTAACTTTTATGCGCAAGACAGTGAGCTAGTGAAATCATTACTCAGTAATATACAAGAGGTGAAACGCGCATGTAAGGCGGCAAATATCCCAGTCGTTTATACCGCTCAACCGGGCGGCCAGTCAGCTAAAGATCGCGCGTTATTGACCGATTTTTGGGGCCCTGGTCTTATTGATGATGAAAGTATCACCAAGATTCATCCTAGCTTAACCCCTGAAGATGAAGACATTGTCTATACCAAATGGCGATATAGTGCTTTTCAGCGTACACCGCTTGAAAACATGATGAAAGAAAGTGGCCGAGACCAACTCATTATCGTTGGAATTTATGCTCATATCGGCTGCCTACAAACCACTTGTGAAGCATTTATGATGGATATACAGGCATTTATGATTTCAGATGCCACGGCAGATTTTTCTCAAACCGATCATCAAATGGCCCTAGATTATGTTGCAGGGCGGTGTGGTTATGTGCTGGATAAAGAACAGCTTATTGCGCAACTACCCAATCAAAACTCAAACGAGAAAGGCAGCGAATATCCATCCGCTCCTTCAGTTTATTCCATCCCTAAAAGTGAAGCTGACCTTAAGGCTCAAATAGCGAACTTGCTGTCGATTTCGGTTGATGAACTAACCATGGACGACAGTTTGTTAGATTTTGGGTTGGATTCCATAAGGATGATGTCCTTAGTGAGTTCATGGCAGCAAAGTGGCCTTTCAGTCACCTTTATGGATCTCGCGACGAGCCCGAAGGTCAACGAATGGTGGGAGCTAATTCAGCACAAAACTGAGTAA
- a CDS encoding amino acid adenylation domain-containing protein: MNMNDTDQLKKTPNSSQDLLPLTDAQAGIWYAQQRDPDNPIYKTGEYIVIDGMVDESCFVEAVTIAVNEVDSLHARFMTTIEGPRMLITRRDWEVDRLDFSKQNQPLECAIDWMKMELSVAVDLAKDRLFSMAFITLSPKRCIWFLSLHHIAIDGYSMSLIASRVAHIYTNLTTGTPVDSIHFASQQTILDEDNAYKLSDRYVKDRNFYLERYKDHSDTVNLAGKPTVTSDRFLRLKGVMERSHFTHMEHLAKQCRTHWYSVLMASIASYVHRMTGSKEVVLGMPLMGRLGSVAIQTPSMRVNILPVRVSFEQGTSVVELVKQVNHEFSRVRRHQGFRYEELHRELNLVKDNRNLFGPLVNIMPFDYQHKFGDLSSNAFNLSAGPVDDISFYCYELDEQLHIDMDANPALYSIDDLNNHQQRLFHFMGGFFDSYQNSDSLISQLEILLPGEKNRIINDWNDTHQAIPKTTLTELLALQRVRTPTAPAIIFDETVLTYEQVAQKVEGLANWLRIQGVVKGKRVAVCVPRSIELIVVQQAVLAVGAVYVPIDPDYPDERIRYLLESSQPDWVFTHSAQQDKLSTFPHVQLVDNGALEALYDTRIDLNEDEIAAVELDPDDPAYIIYTSGSTGKPKGVVISHGAIVNRLLWMQDSYPIDENDRVLQKTPAGFDVSVWEFFWPMIQGACLVVAMPEGHKDPLYLQDLIHSQEITTLHFVPSMLQVFVHQVNPEKCRSIKQVFCSGEALSSELVHRYLQSFSGCLHNLYGPTEAAIDVTYWPCTKTNCEHSVPIGFPVWNTKMYILDDELQPVPPGVVGHLYIAGSQLATGYFGQKTLTDERFIQNPFEARDSKMYRSGDLAFWRKDGAIEYSGRSDFQVKIRGFRIELEEIERALIQHPSVGQVAVLAPEFMDGDKRLVAYVVCVGQESFELAHMQSHLAKTLPEYMLPNYLVVLDAFPLTDNGKFDRSALPKPDLAEQIGTKGPSTLVEERLCKLFCKLLDLPEVGVDDNFFELGGHSLLAAQLIAYIREIMGVDLSLAAVFEAPTVASIAAKLDGSTSDEALDVLLPLRTREGQPAIFCVHPAGGLSWCYAALTPIIPSHIPLYGVQSKNLGNPDNPLPKTMVEMAEDYVAAIRKEQPFGPYHLLGWSIGGMIAHVMAAILQQQGQKVGLLTLLDSYPSEQWQTMNPPGEEQALGALIRMAGVEFDETIHTSLTKQEVIDILQDAGSSMAHLSAETIASMIEVVINNNHRVRDKLDYVYKGDMLFFNAEKSDDEGFLEKAGWNSYMDGDIKVVDVNCIHRDMMRPDMLRLIGTKMVEELQDQNYG, from the coding sequence ATGAATATGAACGATACGGACCAATTGAAGAAAACACCCAATTCATCGCAAGACCTTTTACCGCTGACCGATGCGCAAGCAGGTATTTGGTATGCACAGCAACGAGATCCGGATAATCCCATTTATAAAACTGGAGAATATATCGTTATTGATGGAATGGTTGACGAATCTTGTTTTGTTGAAGCTGTGACCATTGCGGTTAATGAAGTGGATTCTTTGCATGCAAGATTCATGACCACCATTGAAGGTCCAAGAATGCTCATCACCCGAAGAGATTGGGAAGTCGATCGTTTGGATTTTTCGAAACAAAATCAGCCTCTTGAGTGTGCAATTGACTGGATGAAAATGGAACTAAGTGTTGCGGTTGATCTAGCGAAAGATAGATTATTTTCCATGGCATTTATTACATTGTCGCCGAAGCGGTGTATTTGGTTTTTATCGCTTCATCATATTGCTATTGATGGTTATAGCATGTCATTAATCGCATCCAGAGTCGCCCATATTTATACCAACCTTACGACGGGTACTCCAGTAGACAGCATTCATTTTGCAAGCCAGCAGACGATCCTCGACGAAGACAATGCATATAAGTTATCGGATCGGTATGTAAAAGACCGCAACTTCTATTTAGAACGCTATAAAGATCATAGCGATACTGTAAATTTAGCGGGTAAACCGACGGTGACGTCAGACCGATTTTTACGTTTGAAAGGGGTTATGGAACGGTCGCATTTTACCCATATGGAGCACCTAGCAAAACAATGCCGGACGCATTGGTATAGCGTACTTATGGCGTCAATTGCGTCTTATGTACACCGAATGACGGGCTCAAAGGAAGTGGTGCTTGGCATGCCGTTAATGGGGCGATTAGGTTCTGTTGCTATTCAAACCCCCTCGATGCGTGTGAATATTTTGCCTGTTCGGGTGAGTTTTGAACAAGGGACCAGTGTTGTTGAGCTAGTCAAACAGGTTAATCATGAATTTTCTCGTGTGAGACGCCATCAAGGTTTTCGTTATGAAGAGTTACATCGAGAATTAAATTTAGTCAAAGATAATCGCAATTTGTTCGGTCCCCTTGTTAATATCATGCCGTTTGATTACCAACATAAGTTCGGTGATCTAAGTTCGAACGCGTTCAATTTGTCGGCAGGTCCGGTGGATGACATTTCATTCTATTGCTATGAATTAGATGAGCAGTTACACATCGATATGGATGCAAACCCGGCGCTGTATTCGATTGACGACCTGAACAATCACCAACAAAGGTTGTTTCATTTTATGGGGGGCTTTTTCGATTCCTATCAAAATTCCGATTCGCTAATTAGCCAACTCGAAATTTTGTTGCCTGGTGAAAAAAACCGAATAATAAATGACTGGAATGATACCCATCAAGCCATTCCTAAGACGACATTAACAGAGCTACTTGCTCTGCAGCGAGTTCGTACGCCGACGGCACCTGCGATTATTTTTGACGAAACCGTATTGACGTATGAACAAGTAGCACAAAAAGTTGAAGGATTAGCTAATTGGTTGCGTATACAAGGGGTAGTCAAAGGGAAACGTGTGGCGGTTTGTGTTCCTCGTAGTATTGAGCTCATTGTCGTACAGCAGGCTGTCTTGGCAGTCGGTGCGGTTTACGTGCCGATAGACCCAGATTACCCTGATGAACGAATTCGTTACTTATTGGAGTCGTCTCAGCCCGATTGGGTATTCACTCATTCAGCCCAACAAGATAAATTGTCGACGTTTCCTCATGTTCAACTTGTCGATAATGGGGCGTTGGAAGCGCTCTATGATACCCGTATCGATCTCAACGAAGATGAGATAGCGGCCGTTGAACTCGATCCCGATGATCCTGCCTATATCATTTACACATCAGGTTCGACAGGTAAACCTAAAGGTGTTGTTATTAGCCATGGCGCCATCGTTAATCGCTTACTTTGGATGCAAGATTCTTATCCGATTGATGAAAACGACAGAGTTTTACAAAAAACACCCGCCGGTTTTGATGTATCAGTTTGGGAGTTTTTCTGGCCTATGATCCAAGGAGCTTGCCTTGTTGTGGCTATGCCTGAAGGACATAAAGACCCTCTGTATTTGCAAGACCTTATCCATAGTCAAGAGATCACCACCTTGCATTTTGTCCCTTCGATGCTTCAAGTGTTTGTGCATCAAGTGAATCCAGAAAAATGCAGAAGTATCAAACAGGTATTTTGTAGTGGAGAGGCGCTATCTTCGGAATTAGTTCATCGTTATCTACAGAGTTTTTCAGGATGTCTACATAACCTTTATGGGCCAACGGAAGCTGCGATTGACGTGACTTACTGGCCGTGTACCAAAACCAATTGCGAGCATAGTGTTCCTATCGGGTTTCCTGTGTGGAATACCAAGATGTACATTTTGGATGATGAGTTGCAACCCGTTCCGCCAGGGGTTGTTGGTCACCTTTATATTGCGGGATCTCAATTGGCTACAGGTTATTTTGGGCAGAAAACGCTGACCGACGAGCGCTTTATCCAAAATCCTTTTGAGGCGAGAGATAGTAAAATGTACCGATCTGGGGATCTGGCATTTTGGCGTAAGGACGGAGCAATCGAATACAGCGGCCGCAGTGATTTTCAAGTAAAAATACGCGGTTTCAGGATTGAATTGGAAGAAATAGAACGGGCACTAATACAACACCCAAGTGTTGGGCAAGTTGCCGTTCTGGCTCCTGAGTTTATGGATGGGGATAAACGGCTAGTGGCATACGTTGTATGCGTTGGACAAGAAAGCTTTGAATTGGCTCATATGCAGAGCCACTTAGCGAAGACGCTCCCCGAGTATATGTTACCGAACTATCTTGTTGTGCTAGATGCATTCCCACTGACAGATAACGGCAAGTTTGATCGAAGTGCATTGCCAAAGCCTGATCTCGCTGAACAAATAGGGACGAAAGGACCAAGCACGTTAGTTGAAGAAAGGCTCTGTAAGCTATTTTGTAAGTTATTGGATTTACCGGAGGTCGGCGTTGACGATAATTTCTTCGAGTTGGGAGGGCATTCACTATTGGCCGCTCAACTGATTGCTTACATTCGGGAAATTATGGGCGTTGATCTCTCCTTGGCCGCTGTGTTTGAAGCGCCAACGGTGGCGAGTATTGCAGCAAAGCTTGATGGCAGTACAAGTGACGAGGCGTTAGATGTGCTGTTGCCCCTGCGAACAAGAGAAGGGCAACCTGCCATATTTTGTGTCCACCCAGCTGGTGGGTTGAGTTGGTGCTATGCAGCCTTGACCCCAATCATTCCCTCTCATATTCCGCTATATGGAGTTCAATCGAAAAATCTTGGGAACCCAGATAACCCATTACCCAAAACAATGGTAGAGATGGCTGAAGACTATGTCGCCGCGATCCGAAAAGAACAACCATTCGGGCCTTATCATTTATTGGGCTGGTCTATTGGAGGAATGATAGCGCATGTAATGGCCGCTATTTTACAACAGCAAGGGCAAAAGGTTGGTTTACTTACCTTATTAGATTCATACCCCTCGGAACAATGGCAAACAATGAACCCCCCAGGGGAAGAGCAGGCATTGGGCGCACTTATCCGTATGGCAGGTGTTGAATTTGATGAAACGATTCATACCAGTTTAACGAAGCAAGAGGTCATCGATATTTTACAAGATGCAGGTTCGTCAATGGCTCACCTTAGCGCTGAGACGATTGCCTCTATGATAGAAGTTGTCATCAATAATAATCACCGCGTACGAGACAAACTTGATTACGTCTATAAAGGCGATATGTTGTTTTTCAATGCAGAAAAATCTGATGACGAAGGCTTTCTAGAGAAAGCTGGATGGAACAGTTATATGGATGGAGATATCAAGGTCGTGGATGTTAACTGTATCCATCGAGATATGATGCGCCCAGACATGTTACGACTTATTGGTACAAAAATGGTCGAAGAACTGCAAGACCAAAATTATGGGTAG
- a CDS encoding alpha-ketoacid dehydrogenase subunit beta, with amino-acid sequence MAEITLLEAVNLALHHEMAQDNNVVVLGEDVGENGGVFRATVGLKEKFGLKRVIDSPLAEALIGGVTVGMASQGLRPVAEFQFQGFIFPAMEHLMCHAARMRNRTRGRLTCPAVFRAPFGGGIHAPEHHSENLEALFAHIPGFKVVIPSSPQRAYGLLLASIRSNDPVMFFEPKRIYRTVKSDVIDNGLSLPLDTCFTLRKGRDITLVTWGACVVESLQAAATLSNQGIEAEVIDLASIKPIDMATIFSSLEKTGRLLVVHEASKTCGVGAEILARTAEHAMCLLKAPPKRVTGMDTVMPYYRNEDYFLIKEDDIVLAARELLGGWQ; translated from the coding sequence ATGGCTGAAATAACACTATTAGAGGCAGTCAACCTCGCCTTGCATCATGAGATGGCACAAGACAACAATGTCGTCGTACTAGGAGAAGACGTTGGAGAGAACGGAGGCGTATTTCGAGCCACCGTCGGATTAAAAGAAAAGTTTGGTTTAAAGCGAGTCATCGACTCCCCGTTAGCAGAAGCACTCATCGGCGGCGTGACAGTGGGCATGGCAAGCCAAGGGCTGCGACCCGTCGCTGAATTCCAGTTCCAAGGGTTCATCTTCCCAGCAATGGAACACTTAATGTGCCATGCAGCGAGAATGCGTAATCGAACCAGAGGACGATTAACCTGCCCTGCAGTTTTTCGAGCGCCTTTTGGTGGTGGGATTCATGCTCCTGAACATCATTCAGAAAATCTTGAAGCGCTCTTTGCTCACATCCCTGGCTTTAAGGTGGTGATCCCATCCTCCCCTCAACGCGCCTACGGGTTGCTACTTGCCTCAATCAGAAGTAACGATCCGGTGATGTTCTTTGAACCTAAACGGATCTATCGCACGGTAAAATCCGATGTGATCGATAATGGGTTGTCTCTGCCTCTTGATACTTGCTTTACCCTACGTAAGGGCCGAGACATTACCTTAGTCACATGGGGAGCCTGTGTGGTTGAGTCACTGCAAGCCGCCGCAACGCTGTCTAACCAAGGCATTGAGGCTGAAGTGATTGATCTCGCGAGCATAAAACCCATCGACATGGCGACCATTTTTAGTTCACTCGAAAAAACAGGCCGTTTACTTGTGGTTCACGAGGCCAGCAAAACCTGTGGAGTGGGCGCAGAAATTTTAGCTCGAACAGCAGAACACGCCATGTGCCTGTTAAAAGCGCCCCCCAAGCGAGTGACCGGAATGGACACCGTCATGCCTTATTACCGTAATGAAGACTATTTTTTGATTAAAGAAGACGACATCGTGCTCGCGGCTCGTGAGTTATTAGGAGGTTGGCAATGA
- a CDS encoding dihydrolipoamide acetyltransferase family protein: protein MKSFMLPDLGEGLAESEIVEWHVNVGDVVNVDQLVVTVETDKAIVEVPAPYNGTIVKRHGNAGDVINIGSVLLEFEETESSTSSSRKGTSNAQASQDAATVVGNVSHQSHQVDVDDFWVGTNNLHQTDSLITAMPSARLLSQRLGVDLNGITGSGPDGEILESDVYEQCDKQLPGTEVLKGARRTMVNTMTHSHHHVANVTITEEALLTKWPQDEDISIRLIQAVIYACQQEPALNAWFDAETMTRCVHSTVNIGIAVDSKHGLYVPVLRHADEFNASQMRSWLDETITGIRNRKIGREQLQHGTITLTNFGAIAGIYATPVVSPPQVAIVGAGRIIDKVIIKKDKAMAVKAMPLSMTFDHRACTGGEAARFIKALVESLSA from the coding sequence ATGAAATCATTTATGCTCCCAGATTTAGGCGAAGGACTGGCTGAGTCCGAAATCGTAGAATGGCATGTCAACGTTGGCGATGTGGTCAACGTCGACCAACTTGTGGTCACGGTTGAAACAGACAAAGCCATTGTCGAAGTGCCTGCCCCCTACAATGGAACGATAGTAAAACGCCATGGCAACGCAGGAGATGTGATTAATATTGGCAGTGTGTTGTTGGAGTTTGAAGAAACCGAATCAAGTACCTCCAGTAGCCGAAAAGGCACGTCAAATGCTCAAGCCAGCCAAGATGCGGCGACCGTCGTAGGAAATGTATCGCATCAAAGCCACCAAGTAGACGTTGATGATTTCTGGGTAGGAACAAATAACCTGCACCAAACAGACAGCCTCATTACCGCCATGCCCTCTGCACGGCTATTATCTCAGCGTCTTGGTGTCGATCTAAATGGCATCACCGGTAGCGGGCCTGATGGCGAGATTCTTGAATCTGATGTCTACGAGCAGTGTGACAAACAGCTACCAGGAACCGAAGTTCTTAAAGGCGCACGACGAACCATGGTCAATACCATGACCCACTCACATCACCATGTTGCCAATGTCACCATTACCGAAGAAGCCCTATTAACCAAATGGCCGCAAGATGAGGATATCTCCATACGGTTAATACAAGCTGTAATTTACGCATGCCAGCAAGAGCCTGCTCTAAATGCATGGTTCGACGCAGAGACGATGACACGCTGCGTCCATTCCACCGTTAACATCGGCATAGCCGTAGACAGTAAACATGGCTTATACGTGCCAGTCTTACGCCATGCTGACGAGTTTAACGCCAGTCAAATGCGCAGTTGGCTAGATGAAACCATTACTGGAATAAGAAACAGAAAGATAGGCCGTGAACAACTTCAGCACGGCACCATAACCTTAACCAACTTTGGCGCCATTGCGGGTATCTACGCAACGCCTGTGGTTTCGCCGCCTCAGGTAGCGATTGTCGGAGCAGGCAGAATCATTGATAAGGTCATCATTAAGAAGGATAAAGCGATGGCCGTTAAAGCGATGCCTTTATCCATGACTTTTGATCACAGAGCCTGTACAGGAGGCGAAGCCGCTAGGTTCATCAAGGCATTAGTTGAAAGCCTCAGTGCATGA
- a CDS encoding TonB-dependent receptor domain-containing protein codes for MLSAFSHPVLASDVGYDENETMVVTASLTKHSELTAPASISVITAEDIEKMPVKDLSEIVRGAAGVNALSSTAYGRSSVRIRGLDSKHTLILINGRRINSQDALIRGNDFDLATVPISAIERVEVVRGPVSSLYGSEAMGGVINVILKPTTDEFSGSVGLEYESVLEGDGGDGTKGHAYVSGQMADSVSGSLIVESSKRDPWRTEKNPTVDAIEQRQSTNLMSEVNWQLSDSQTLVADVIYTKDEREADWVHPRSGMHTNSQNSTRWNYGLAHQGVWDSFDSNARIYGETMKLDDSSTAYSNGSAQVELQQNALDFNLSGLINDTHAWVAGGEYRTSKLKNDRDLKSGDVTNYQGAVFLQGEFELNDLALTLGGRQDYHEVYGSHFSPRAYAVYSFTDQFVAKAGAGGGFRAPGMMESSDQVRVISCGNRCWLTGNDDLKPEESESYEVGFGYESADLGLGIVYYHNNLKNKIERDLTKQVGVEGSAPIFTYKNIGKAEVKGVELEAWYNISDRIDVAANYTYTDAMDKDSGEKLTQTPEHFANIDLNWRVTEPLKTFIRVNYVGQQVITNSSRENKTVAGYSLVGLGASYAFESVSIKASLNNVFNTLLDEQEDYYGYSEKGRSAYVSATYVF; via the coding sequence ATGCTGTCTGCGTTTAGCCACCCCGTATTGGCGAGTGACGTTGGTTATGACGAAAATGAAACCATGGTGGTTACCGCAAGTCTTACTAAACATTCAGAGTTAACTGCTCCCGCATCGATCTCGGTAATTACCGCTGAAGATATTGAGAAAATGCCAGTTAAGGATTTATCTGAAATCGTAAGGGGAGCTGCTGGTGTCAATGCTCTTAGCTCGACGGCTTATGGCCGAAGCTCAGTTCGGATCCGTGGTTTAGATTCAAAACACACGTTAATTTTAATTAATGGACGTCGTATCAACTCTCAAGATGCACTTATCCGAGGCAATGACTTTGATCTTGCTACTGTGCCGATCTCAGCGATTGAGCGAGTGGAAGTGGTTCGCGGGCCCGTTTCATCACTCTATGGCTCCGAGGCAATGGGTGGGGTGATCAACGTTATTTTGAAGCCAACGACCGACGAGTTTTCTGGTTCGGTTGGCCTAGAATATGAAAGTGTTCTGGAAGGAGACGGCGGTGATGGAACGAAGGGGCATGCATACGTTAGCGGACAAATGGCAGATTCCGTGTCTGGAAGCCTCATTGTAGAGTCATCAAAACGAGATCCTTGGAGAACAGAAAAAAATCCAACCGTTGACGCAATTGAACAGCGTCAAAGCACAAATTTAATGAGTGAGGTTAACTGGCAATTGAGCGACTCTCAAACTCTGGTTGCTGATGTTATCTACACCAAAGATGAACGAGAGGCCGATTGGGTTCATCCACGTAGTGGTATGCACACCAATTCGCAGAACTCGACGAGATGGAATTACGGTTTAGCCCATCAAGGCGTTTGGGATTCCTTTGATTCAAATGCGCGTATTTATGGTGAAACGATGAAGCTAGACGATTCGAGTACAGCGTACTCGAATGGATCCGCTCAGGTCGAATTACAACAAAATGCGCTTGATTTCAATTTGAGTGGGTTGATAAATGATACCCATGCGTGGGTCGCAGGTGGTGAGTATAGAACGTCTAAGCTAAAGAATGATCGAGATCTGAAGTCAGGAGACGTGACTAATTATCAAGGCGCGGTATTCCTACAAGGTGAATTCGAATTAAATGATTTGGCGTTAACATTAGGTGGGCGTCAGGATTACCATGAGGTGTATGGTAGTCACTTTAGTCCTCGCGCATACGCAGTTTATAGTTTTACAGATCAGTTTGTGGCAAAAGCGGGAGCGGGGGGCGGTTTTAGAGCTCCGGGTATGATGGAAAGTAGCGATCAGGTACGTGTTATCAGTTGCGGAAATCGTTGTTGGTTAACCGGCAACGATGACTTAAAACCGGAAGAGTCTGAAAGTTATGAAGTCGGGTTTGGTTATGAGTCAGCAGATCTAGGGCTTGGCATTGTTTATTACCATAACAACCTTAAAAACAAAATTGAAAGGGATTTGACAAAACAGGTCGGTGTTGAAGGGAGCGCGCCAATATTTACCTATAAAAATATTGGTAAAGCTGAAGTTAAAGGCGTTGAGTTAGAAGCCTGGTATAACATCAGTGATCGCATTGACGTCGCTGCCAATTACACCTACACCGATGCGATGGACAAAGATTCTGGTGAAAAGCTAACTCAAACTCCTGAACATTTTGCTAATATCGACCTCAATTGGCGAGTTACTGAACCCCTGAAAACCTTTATAAGAGTTAATTACGTGGGTCAGCAGGTCATAACAAATTCGAGTCGAGAAAATAAAACAGTCGCGGGTTATAGTTTAGTTGGGTTAGGTGCGTCTTATGCGTTTGAGTCTGTCAGTATAAAAGCCAGCCTAAATAATGTGTTTAACACGCTACTTGATGAGCAAGAAGATTATTACGGGTACTCTGAAAAAGGTCGAAGTGCTTATGTCAGTGCGACATACGTATTCTAA
- the pdhA gene encoding pyruvate dehydrogenase (acetyl-transferring) E1 component subunit alpha: MNVQALPMHRFIDHLGNLTKDLPEWATPSVLTGFYQDMVLTRLYDNKAVALQRTGKLGTYPSHLGAEAIGIAIGRAMRKDDVFVPYYRDMPAMWARGVAMEKNLQYWGGDERGSDFELHRTGDQNEPSQQINSSSKDLPFCVPIATQCTHAVGIASAQKIRGGHHATLVTCGDGATSKGDFLESINCAGVWNVPVVFVVNNNQWAISVPRSIQCGADSLADKAKGAGIPGHVVDGNDVVAMYDAVLTGLERARRGKGATLIEAISYRLSDHTTADDASRYRGEDELQQAWQYDPVTRLKAYLVGQGLWSTRQQLEWEESCKQRIEQAVQHYLSVPNQAPESAFDYLYESPTTELNAQRDELINKAMRMQGGEHG, encoded by the coding sequence ATGAACGTCCAAGCATTACCCATGCACAGGTTTATCGACCACCTCGGAAACCTAACAAAAGACTTACCAGAGTGGGCAACGCCTTCAGTACTCACAGGTTTCTATCAAGACATGGTTCTTACCCGTCTGTACGACAACAAAGCCGTTGCACTTCAACGTACCGGTAAACTCGGAACTTACCCGTCCCATCTTGGCGCTGAAGCCATCGGTATTGCGATTGGCAGAGCTATGCGTAAAGACGACGTATTCGTCCCCTATTATCGCGACATGCCTGCAATGTGGGCTCGCGGTGTGGCAATGGAGAAGAACCTTCAATATTGGGGAGGTGATGAAAGAGGCAGCGACTTTGAATTACACCGGACAGGTGATCAAAATGAGCCGTCACAACAGATAAACAGTTCCAGTAAAGACCTGCCTTTTTGCGTTCCTATTGCTACCCAATGCACCCACGCGGTTGGCATTGCCTCTGCTCAGAAAATCAGAGGAGGTCATCACGCAACGCTTGTCACCTGCGGTGATGGGGCAACTTCTAAAGGCGATTTTCTAGAGTCCATCAATTGTGCGGGAGTTTGGAATGTCCCTGTTGTATTCGTCGTCAACAATAACCAGTGGGCTATCTCAGTGCCGCGATCTATCCAATGCGGTGCGGATTCTCTTGCAGACAAAGCAAAAGGGGCAGGTATTCCCGGGCATGTCGTCGACGGTAATGATGTTGTCGCTATGTATGATGCCGTGCTAACGGGATTAGAACGAGCCAGAAGAGGCAAAGGAGCAACATTAATCGAAGCAATTAGTTACCGATTAAGCGATCACACTACGGCCGATGATGCCAGCCGGTATAGAGGAGAAGATGAGCTTCAACAAGCATGGCAATACGATCCTGTTACACGCCTTAAGGCGTACCTTGTTGGCCAAGGTTTGTGGTCAACACGTCAGCAATTGGAATGGGAAGAATCGTGTAAACAGCGGATTGAACAAGCGGTACAGCACTATCTTAGTGTACCCAACCAAGCTCCTGAGTCCGCATTTGATTACCTATACGAATCCCCCACGACCGAACTCAACGCCCAGCGAGATGAGTTGATCAACAAAGCAATGCGAATGCAAGGAGGAGAACATGGCTGA